A genomic stretch from Thermoprotei archaeon includes:
- a CDS encoding transposase has translation MSESLMKAKKTIKAKILELRKGKEELLRREYENWQRYLHGDKSVPLYSATKQQADRLLKRLGNVKPNKEYPLILRRDVYRADTKLTPYWLKIPIYGVRGGINVPIKTHEPITDDMICREAKIVKKGNEWFVHITVEKEVEERNPKSALAVDMGIRWIAATVNSTNPKPKFYGRELRRVKGHFFWLRRTLALKKSYKAIKKIGRKERRVVNDILHKISRAIVNEALANDSMIVLGKLKGIRRNGRGRAFKRKLNNGFPYHRLSQFIEYKARWRGIKVVKISERNTSKLCHKCGHRGLRVGGLFKCQNCGIQCNADYNGATNILKRAMGYTSMAGAALTQPELGTMKA, from the coding sequence TTGAGCGAGTCGCTCATGAAGGCTAAGAAAACCATTAAGGCAAAGATTCTTGAACTACGCAAAGGCAAGGAAGAGCTTTTGAGGCGTGAATACGAGAATTGGCAACGCTATTTGCATGGAGACAAGTCTGTTCCACTTTATTCCGCTACAAAGCAACAGGCTGACAGACTTCTAAAGAGGCTTGGAAATGTTAAGCCTAACAAGGAATACCCGCTAATCCTTAGAAGGGACGTGTACAGAGCAGACACCAAGCTGACGCCTTATTGGCTCAAGATTCCAATTTATGGGGTTAGAGGCGGAATAAACGTCCCCATAAAGACCCATGAACCAATAACTGATGACATGATTTGCAGAGAGGCAAAAATCGTAAAGAAAGGTAATGAGTGGTTCGTCCACATAACTGTTGAAAAAGAAGTCGAGGAGAGAAACCCTAAATCAGCTCTAGCAGTTGATATGGGGATACGCTGGATAGCCGCAACAGTCAACTCAACCAATCCAAAACCGAAGTTCTATGGGAGGGAGCTTAGGAGGGTTAAGGGACACTTCTTCTGGCTTAGGAGAACCCTAGCCCTGAAGAAGTCATATAAAGCGATAAAGAAGATTGGGCGTAAAGAGAGAAGGGTTGTTAACGATATCCTGCATAAGATTAGCAGAGCCATAGTCAACGAAGCTTTGGCGAACGACTCCATGATAGTTCTTGGAAAACTCAAGGGCATAAGACGAAACGGCAGAGGTAGAGCTTTCAAAAGAAAGCTCAACAACGGATTCCCATACCATAGGCTAAGCCAATTCATAGAGTATAAGGCGAGATGGCGCGGAATCAAAGTTGTTAAGATAAGCGAAAGAAACACTTCAAAACTGTGCCATAAATGTGGTCACAGGGGGCTTCGAGTCGGAGGCCTCTTCAAATGCCAAAACTGCGGAATCCAATGCAACGCAGACTATAATGGAGCAACGAACATCCTTAAGCGGGCTATGGGCTATACGTCCATGGCAGGGGCTGCTTTGACACAGCCCGAACTCGGTACGATGAAGGCTTGA
- a CDS encoding succinate dehydrogenase/fumarate reductase flavoprotein subunit: MVRTPEVISHDLLIVGSGLAGLRAAYEASRLSKGKLDIAVISKLHVMRSHSVAAEGGTAAVLRPEEGDSYELHEWDTIKGGDFLSDQDAVEKFVHTMPEEILMLDHMGIPWSRRKDGRIDQRPFGGHTFPRAVFAADKTGFFEMQVLYDNLLKYGNVTFYNEWFVTSFLIEDKRFEGLTAIEMKTGDFHIFKGRAGIIATGGAGILYGFTTYSRTVTGDGLAMAYRAGIPLKDMEFIQFHPTGLVPSGILISEAARGEGGYLTNNKGERFMKAYAPERMELAPRDIISRSMVTEIMQGRGFKGPRGLDYLHLDLRHLGEEKIKERLPFIRELAIKFAGIDPIDEPIPVRPAAHYTMGGIHSDTDARILYADGTPVKGLWGAGECACISIHGANRLGTNSTAACIAYGRIAGAEAFNYLTSNNADPSPSQELVSYEESRIYDKMLGKRGDENLYEIKNELRQIMDQKAYVFRTGSELADGINKIRALKERFKKAEVTDKSRVYNTDLISALELENMLDVAEVVLHSAFARTESRGAHYRLDYPKRDDVNWLKHTLATKTSDGPPALTYIPVRITKWLPVERKY, from the coding sequence GTGGTTAGAACGCCAGAAGTTATTTCACATGATTTGTTAATAGTTGGTTCTGGATTAGCTGGGTTAAGGGCTGCATATGAGGCATCAAGGTTAAGTAAAGGAAAGCTTGATATTGCTGTCATTTCAAAGCTTCATGTAATGCGATCTCATTCAGTAGCCGCGGAAGGTGGTACTGCTGCTGTTCTTAGACCTGAAGAGGGTGACAGTTATGAATTACATGAATGGGATACCATTAAAGGTGGTGATTTTCTATCTGATCAAGATGCCGTGGAAAAATTTGTTCACACAATGCCAGAAGAAATTCTAATGCTAGATCATATGGGAATACCATGGTCTAGGAGAAAGGATGGCAGAATTGATCAGAGGCCTTTTGGTGGTCATACATTTCCAAGGGCTGTTTTTGCAGCTGATAAAACAGGTTTCTTTGAAATGCAAGTACTTTATGATAATTTGCTTAAGTATGGTAATGTAACATTTTACAATGAATGGTTTGTGACTTCTTTTTTAATTGAAGATAAAAGATTTGAAGGGTTGACAGCTATTGAAATGAAAACTGGAGACTTTCATATTTTCAAAGGTCGTGCAGGTATAATAGCAACTGGTGGTGCTGGTATATTGTATGGTTTTACTACATATTCAAGAACAGTAACCGGTGATGGTTTAGCGATGGCCTACCGAGCAGGCATTCCATTAAAAGATATGGAGTTCATACAATTTCATCCAACTGGGTTAGTTCCTTCAGGAATACTAATTTCAGAAGCTGCAAGAGGTGAGGGTGGTTACCTTACTAACAATAAAGGGGAAAGATTTATGAAAGCTTACGCGCCTGAAAGAATGGAATTAGCACCAAGAGATATAATCAGCAGATCAATGGTAACAGAAATAATGCAAGGTCGTGGTTTTAAAGGTCCAAGGGGTCTCGATTATCTCCATTTGGACTTGAGGCATTTAGGTGAAGAAAAAATTAAGGAAAGGTTACCATTTATTAGAGAGCTGGCGATAAAATTTGCTGGTATTGATCCTATAGATGAGCCAATACCAGTAAGACCTGCAGCTCACTATACTATGGGTGGTATACACAGTGATACCGATGCCAGAATACTGTATGCTGACGGAACACCAGTTAAAGGCTTATGGGGAGCTGGAGAATGTGCATGTATTAGTATACACGGAGCTAATAGACTTGGTACAAACTCCACAGCAGCATGTATAGCTTATGGGAGAATAGCAGGCGCGGAGGCTTTTAATTATCTTACATCAAATAATGCTGACCCATCACCGTCTCAAGAATTAGTTTCTTATGAAGAATCGAGAATCTACGATAAAATGTTAGGAAAGAGAGGCGATGAGAATCTTTATGAAATAAAGAATGAACTACGACAAATAATGGATCAGAAAGCATACGTATTTAGGACTGGAAGTGAGTTGGCTGATGGTATAAATAAAATCAGAGCGTTAAAAGAACGCTTCAAAAAAGCTGAAGTAACTGATAAAAGCAGGGTTTACAATACAGATCTAATCTCAGCTCTGGAGCTCGAGAACATGCTTGATGTGGCAGAGGTTGTTCTTCATAGCGCGTTTGCTAGAACAGAATCCAGGGGCGCACATTATAGACTTGATTATCCAAAAAGAGATGACGTTAATTGGTTGAAACACACATTAGCAACAAAAACATCAGACGGGCCACCAGCATTAACATATATACCTGTCAGGATAACTAAATGGTTACCAGTTGAACGTAAATACTAG
- a CDS encoding 16S rRNA methyltransferase: MIHLVLVEAPLELIPLSIAMHPIIQTISKKRGKKPTEMLLDVSLHYKAMRNIPKKHKRGRPDIVHRFLIEALGSPFNKMGLLKTYVHTINDDVIEMRSDLRIPRNYNRFIGLMEQLLVDGAVPRDKPLMWIFKGGLRKLMERINPEIVILMHEKGNYMSVLELANKIVRLNNPVILIGGFPRGDFEKEIMDLANFKVSIYDKPLETSIVASRVLCGLELKIASDLKLRKE, from the coding sequence ATGATACATTTGGTGCTTGTGGAAGCTCCTCTTGAGTTAATACCTTTAAGTATTGCTATGCATCCTATAATACAGACAATCTCTAAAAAGAGAGGTAAGAAACCAACTGAAATGTTGCTTGATGTTTCATTGCATTATAAAGCAATGAGAAACATTCCAAAGAAACACAAGAGAGGTAGACCGGATATTGTTCACAGGTTTCTCATAGAAGCTCTTGGATCTCCTTTTAACAAAATGGGACTATTAAAGACCTACGTTCATACTATAAATGATGATGTTATAGAAATGCGAAGTGACTTAAGAATACCTCGTAATTATAATAGGTTCATTGGTCTTATGGAACAGTTATTGGTTGATGGCGCTGTACCAAGGGATAAACCATTAATGTGGATTTTTAAAGGAGGCTTACGTAAACTTATGGAGAGAATAAATCCTGAGATAGTAATACTTATGCACGAAAAGGGTAATTACATGAGCGTTCTCGAATTGGCTAATAAAATTGTTAGGTTAAACAATCCAGTAATTTTAATAGGAGGTTTCCCACGTGGCGATTTTGAAAAGGAAATTATGGATTTAGCCAATTTTAAAGTTTCAATATATGATAAACCTCTTGAAACTAGTATAGTTGCCTCTAGAGTACTTTGTGGTTTAGAGTTAAAAATTGCGTCAGACTTAAAACTAAGAAAGGAATAG